The Priestia koreensis genomic interval TGCTGATCGCTTTTAAGAGAATGAAGGAGCTTGGTGGAGGAATTGTGTTAGTAGAAAACGGAGAGGTAATCGCTGAAATTCCGCTTTTAGTGGAAGGAAGCATGTCACATCTGCCAATGGATGAGCTAGTCGTAAAAGAGGAAGCGATGATTATGAAGCTGCGCGAACGTGGATATACGCACAGTGACCCAATCTATTCACTGCTCTTTTTATCTTCTACACATTTACCTTATATTCGCATTACACCGAACGGAATTTATGATGTTATGAAGAAAGAAGTACTCTTTCCAACGATAATGCGTTAAAATATAAGAGTATTGCTTTTAATATAAGATCGATGAGGTTATCCTAAATAAAAGATTCATCTTATGAAAAAAAGGAGAGGTTCAGAAAGTAATATTGTCTGAGCCTCCTTATAATTTCGGTCCTTTGGAAGTAGGGACAAGCACTGCCTCCTTGCGTTAGAGGTCGAAATATAAATAGATGGTATTTACAAACAAGGTAAAAGGAGTAGAGTCTATGCAAATTGATAAACTTCGCGGTAAAGAGCTAGATCAGTTATTTCAAGCTGTTTTATCATTAAAAGACATCGAAGAATGCTATACGTTCTTTGACGATCTTTGTACGGTTAATGAAATTCAATCGCTTGCACAGCGTTTAGAAGTAGCACGTATGCTTCGAGAAGGGTTCACGTACCATAAAATCGAAAATGAAACGGGTGCAAGTACAGCAACAATCTCCCGTGTAAAGCGCTGCTTAAACTATGGCAGCGACGCGTATCAAATGGTATTAGAACGTCTTTACGAAGAGAAGTCAGAATAAAACTTGACTGAAAAGAACCTGTTGTCGCTAGATAGCCTCTAGCGACAACAGGTTCTTTTTTTAACATAGGGTTTAAAATTAGTGTAAACAACACGTAGTTGCGAAGATAAAATAGAACTTAAATCGTTCGTGGTTTTCTCTTATAACTCGACATATTTACGAATATTATCTTTTTGTAAAGGTGCAAAAATGCACCCAAAAATAACAGCAAGTTGCTAGGAGATCAAGAGATGAGGCTGTCAATCATTTATTTGATTATGTTGTCTTTGTATGGATATTTTTGGGTTTTGTTAAGTGTATTTCAATATGGTTAAAGCTATATGGTTTTTCCACTATATGTATTATAGTTAACAGGTAAGGAATATAAGTTGAAAAGGAGAATACATATGAAAAAACTATTAGGTTTAGTTGTATCAATCGTTTTTCTACTTACGTTATCAATGCCTTCCTTTGCGCAGGCTGCGACTCAGAAGCTTATTCAACCTGTTAACGATGCGTATATTACAGCAGGATTTTTAAACGCGAAATATGAACAAAAATTTGGTTTTAAACACTACGGTTGGGACCTCACTTCATCGACTAGCAGTCGCACAGTCTGGGCTAGCGGAAAAGGTACGGTTTTAGCTGCAGGCTACGATAATATTCTAGGAAATACTGTGATTGTAAAATATCCTGATGCTTATATCCATGCAACAGGATCCACAAAAGATTTAATTTTCCGCTATCATCATCTGGCGTCAATTGGGGTTTCCAAAGGAGATAGCGTAACGAAGGATACGTCACTTGGTCAGTATGGGAATACAGGGAAATACTCAACAGGAGCACATCTCCACTTTGAAATTGATACGGATACTACTTATTATCAATATTCTCCTACATTAGGGTCGAGCTCTAACATTATCAAAGCAGGGACATCAAGTACCATTTTATCACCTAAAAAAGTACTTTATACGAAAGTTTCTTCTCCAGACAATCAGCAGATCTGGGTACTTGGAGATGGTTATCAATCATCCACTGAAGCAGATTTACCTTTATTAAAGTAAGCTTATGAGGTTAAAACAAACAGCCCCTTATCATAAGGGGCTGTTTGTTTGTGTAGTTGGACTTTGGATCGTAAGAGAGTTCACATAATCTACAAAAATGTCTCGTTTATTTTATGTTACCATTATTGTGTAATTCATTTTAATACGTAATGGAGATGAGTGAACGATGACATGGGTTGTAGTTCTTTCGATCATTGTCACAAGTGTATTTAAATTAGTTGTATCATCGATGCCAACGACCGTTGTAAAATGGTTTGTCACAAGATTTCAGTTACACCCAGAAGTAGTGACTGAACAAGCAGTGGTTACGATTGATGGTGAAGCGGTTGAAAGTCAAGAAAAGACTCAGATCGTTGAGCAATTTAACGAAGCCTTATTTATTAAGCAATATTATATATATCCAGGAACAGAAGCGAAATACTTGAATCCAGATGATGCAGGGACTCCTGTTGTGATTCAAACAAAACAAGGGAAAACAGACGTTACACTATCTCTTTACACATACGACGATCACGTACACGTCGTAAAGAACAAAAAGAAAAAAACGATCGCTTACTGTGTGCGCTCTCAAGACTTACAAAGTCGTGCTTTCGTAGCGACAGAGGCACTTATCTAACAAAAGCAGCCCTTTATAAAAAGGCTGCTTTTTTGTTCGCGAGCATAAAAACGAAAAGTTAGGCACTAAATCAGCATGACTCTATCAACTTTACTATGGTGCCAACTTCAAATAAAGAAGAAAGCTGTACCAAGAGCCATCCAGTCCGCGGAGAATAATCCTCGTTTATGCATAACAAAATGCCCCCTAACGGTAAGTCTGTTAGGGGGCATTTTGTTATGTGAATTAAAACTGTGTTGCTTCCTCTAGGATGTTCTTAAGTTCGCTAATTGGAACACGTTTTTGTTCCATTGTGTCACGGTTACGGATCGTCACTTGCTTATCTTCTACTGAATCAAAGTCAAATGTGATACAGAACGGCGTACCGATTTCGTCATGACGACGGTAGCGTTTCCCGATTGAACCTGCATCATCATAATCAACCATGAAGTATTTAGATAGCTCAGCGAATACTTCGCGTGCTTCAGCCCCTAATTTTTTAGAAAGAGGGAAGATCGCTGCTTTGAACGGTGCAAGCGCTGGGTGAATGTGCATCACTGTGCGAGATGTACCATCTTCAAGCTCCTGCTCGTCATATGCATCTAAAAGGAATGCAAGCGTTACGCGGTCAGCACCGAGAGATGGCTCGATGCAGTAAGGAACATAGCGCTCGTTTGTTTCTTGATCGATGTAGTTGAAGTCTTCACCAGAATGCTCCATATGTTGTTTGAGGTCGTAATCTGTACGAGAAGCGATACCCCATAGTTCTCCCCAACCGAATGGGAATTTGTATTCAAAGTCAGTTGTTGCATTACTGTAGTGAGATAGCTCATCTTCATCATGGTCACGTAGACGAAGTTTTTCAGCGTTCATACCTAATCCTAGTAACCATTTGTGAGCTGTCTCTTTCCAGTGGCTGAACCATTCTAGTTCTTCACCAGGTTTACAGAAGAATTCAAGCTCCATTTGTTCGAATTCACGCGTACGGAACGTGAAGTTACCAGGTGTGATTTCGTTACGGAAGCTTTTACCGATTTGAGCGATACCAAACGGAAGTTTCTTTCTCATCGAACGTTGTACGTTTTTAAAGTTTACGAAGATACCTTGTGCTGTTTCAGGGCGCATGTAAATTTCGTTTGTAGAAGATTCTGTTACACCTTGATGTGTTTTGAACATAAGGTTGAATTGACGAATATCTGTTAAATCACTAGAACCACACTCAGGGCAAGTAATGTTGTGTTCTTTGATTAAGTTTTCCATTTCAGAGAATGGAAGGCCATCTACGATCATTTCAATGCCTTTTTCTTCAAGCTTCGCTTCGATTAGTTTATCTGCACGGTGACGAGCTTTACAGTTTTTACAGTCAATCATTGGATCGTTAAAGTTACCTAGGTGACCAGATGCCTCCCATGTTTTTGGGTTCATAAGAATTGCAGCGTCTAATCCTACGTTGTATGGAGATTCTTGAACGAATTTTTTCCACCACGCGCGTTTAATATTATTTTTAAATTCAACTCCAAGTGGACCGTAATCCCACGTGTTTGCTAGACCTCCGTAAATTTCAGATCCTTGGAAAATAAAACCACGATGCTTCGCATGAGATACGATTTGATCCATTGATACAGACATTTTAATTCCTCCTAATAGTCAATAAGTGAGGGTAGACAAAAAAACAACTCTCGTCTCCGGACTGTTCGTAAACAGTCCAGGGACGAGAGTTGTTTCCCGCGGTTCCACCCTGATTGATACATAAAAATGTATCCTCTTTATATGGTATATGCTCCAGATTGCCGTTTCTTTAATTCATTCTCCCGGGCTTTCACCATCCCCAGGTCGCTTGTAGAAGAGGAACTAAATACTATTGATCCTTCAATGCATACAGGTCATTTAATTTTTAGCTATATCTTAGCATATCCAAAACAACTAAACAAGAACACAATAATTTTCAAAAAATTATTTGCGGCTGAGGACTGCGTCAACATCGTCATCCATGTAGCCAACGAAGGGGGATGTTCTTCTATATGGACGCCTTGACAAACAATCAAATGAAATTACCAATTCCAAGCGCTTAAGTCGTTTCTTTCATGCCGATTTCGGTTCGTGTATGAGGGGGAGTTTTGTTATAATGATGGAATGGAATATTAATTGGAGGATACAAAATATGTACGAAATCAACGAGTGGAGACACGTGTTTAAATTAGATCCAAATAAAGACATCTCAGATGAGGCATTAGAGCAAATTTGCGAATCAGGAACGGATGCTGTTATCGTAGGAGGGACTGATGGCGTAACGCTTGATAACGTCCTTGCGCTATTATCTCGTATCCGACGTTATACGGTACCGTGTGCGCTCGAGGTTTCAACGATCGAATCTGTTACACCAGGCTTTGATTTTTACTTCATCCCATCGGTGTTAAACAGTCGAAAAACAGAGTGGATTGTTGGCTTACACCATGAAGCAATGAAAGAATACGCAGATATTATGAACTGGGACGAGCTAATCGTAGAAGGATACTGTATTCTGAATGCAGATGCTAAGGTTGCTTCTCTAACAGAAGCGAATACAGCTCTGACAGCTGAAGATGTAGTAGGGTATGCACATATTGCAGAGAATATGTTCCATCTACCGATCTTTTATTTAGAATACAGCGGCACGTACGGCGATCCAGCTGTAGTAGAAGAAGTAAAAAGCGTGTTAACGAATACCCAGCTGTTTTACGGTGGTGGTATCGAAACAAAGGAACAGGCGGCAGAAATGAGTAGTCATGCTGACACCGTAGTAGTAGGAAACATTATTTACACGGACTTAGCAGCGGCATTAAAAACGGTTAAAGCTGTAAAGAAATAAGTTTGCAGGAAAAATGTAAAATCAGATAGAATAGAATATATGTTCGATATAGGCGGTGAATTCAATGCGATATTTAAGTGAAAAATTATTAGTAGGTTTGAACCCGCAGCAGCAGGAGGCCGTTAAGACAACGGAAGGTCCTCTTTTAATCATGGCTGGTGCCGGGAGTGGTAAAACGCGAGTATTAACCCATCGTATTGCGTACCTAATGGCGGAGAAGGAAGTGGCTCCTTGGAACATTTTAGCCATTACCTTTACGAATAAGGCTTCGCGTGAGATGAGAGAGCGTATTACGAAGCTGTTAGGTGGAGCAGCAGAAGATATTTGGATTTCAACGTTCCACTCCATGTGTGTCCGTATTTTACGACGTGACATTGACCGAATTGGATACAATCGTAACTTCACAATTCTTGATACGACCGATCAGCTATCGGTGATCAAAGCGATTTTAAAAGACCAAAACATTGACTCCAAAAAGTTTGACCCTCGTTCTTTACTAGGTACGATTAGCGCAGCGAAAAATGAATTAATCACACCAGAAGAGTTTGCAAAAAACACAGCAGGTCCTTACGAACATGTTGGGAGTCAGGTGTACACAGAATATCAAAAGCGTCTTCGCAAGAATCAAGCACTTGATTTCGATGATTTAATTATGATGACGATCACGCTCTTCCAACGTGTTCCGGAAGTGCTGGAGTTTTATCAACGAAAGTTCCAATACATTCATGTGGATGAGTATCAAGATACGAACCGTGCACAGTATATGCTTGTAAAATTCTTAGCAGCTCGTTTTCAAAACATCTGTGTGGTCGGGGATTCCGATCAGTCGATTTATCGCTGGCGCGGTGCTGATATTAAAAACATTTTATCCTTTGAAAAAGACTATCCTCGTTCTGTAACGATTCTGTTAGAACAAAACTATCGTTCAACGAAGAATATTTTAGCAGCGGCCAACAAAGTGATTGAAAATAACGTTGGGCGTAAAGCGAAGAATCTTTGGACAGAAAATACGGACGGGCAAAAAATCTATCACTACCAGGCAATGAGTGAAAGTGAAGAGGCTCAGTTCGTGGCAAGTAAAATCAAGCAAGCGGTGGATAGCGGGAAACGCAAGTACAGTGATTTTGCGATTTTATACCGTACAAATGCACAGTCTCGTGTAATGGAGGAAGTGCTTTTAAAATCAAACATTAGCTACTCCATCGTGGGCGGTACGAAGTTCTACGATCGCAAAGAGATTAAAGACATCTTGGCATACCTGCGTCTTATTTCCAACCGTGATGATGATATTAGTTTAACGCGAATCGTGAACGTTCCGAAGCGTGGCGTAGGTGCAACGTCTGTCGATAAAGTGCTGAACTTTGCCTTAATGGGTGATATGTCTGCTTTTCAGGCACTTCAAGATATTGAGCTCATTGGTCTAAGCGGCAAAGCGACGAATTCGCTTATTTCGTTCCGTGAGATGATTGGAAACCTATCGAACATGCAGGATTATCTATCCGTTACAGAGCTGGTAGAAGAAGTGCTAGAACGCACAGGATACCGAGAATCATTGAAGGTGGAAAAAACAATTGAAGCGCAAAGTCGTCTTGAGAATATTGACGAGTTTTTATCTGTTACCCAAGAATTTGAAAAGGTAAGTGAAGACAAAAGCTTAGTGGCCTTTTTAACCGACCTCGCTCTTGTAGCTGATATTGATAAACTCGATGACGAAGAAGAGGACCCAACCGATCAAGTGATTATGATGACTCTTCACTCGGCGAAAGGACTTGAGTTCCCAGTCGTCTTCCTACTCGGTATGGAGGAAAGTGTCTTCCCACACAGTCGATCCTTGTTTGAGGATGAAGAGATGGAGGAAGAGCGCCGACTTGCGTATGTAGGGATTACTCGAGCGGAAGAAGAGCTTTACTTGCTTCATGCGCAGATGCGTACGTTATTTGGGAAAACGAACGTGAACCCAATGTCTCGATTTATTAAAGAGATTCCAAGCGAATTAATTGAAGGATTAAATCAAAAGAAACAAGCGCCAAAATCTGCGGCAGCTGCCCCAAGACGTGCATCATTCACAAGACCTGGCATGACATCAACAGGCGGAGAGTCGCTTGATTGGAAAGTCGGTGATCGTGCTGCACATAAAAAATGGGGAACAGGTACGGTCGTAAGTATTAAAGGTGAGGGCGACTCTAAAGAACTAGATATTGCTTTCCCAAGCCCAACAGGTATTAAGCGCTTATTAGCGAAATTTGCCCCAATTACAAAGGCTTAATGAACGAGTAAAGGAGAAAACAAATGGATTTTGAACAAGCAAAAACGCGTGTCCAAGAGCTTCATGAACTTTTGAATCAGTATAACTATGAGTATCATGTTCTCGATC includes:
- the pcrA gene encoding DNA helicase PcrA; this translates as MRYLSEKLLVGLNPQQQEAVKTTEGPLLIMAGAGSGKTRVLTHRIAYLMAEKEVAPWNILAITFTNKASREMRERITKLLGGAAEDIWISTFHSMCVRILRRDIDRIGYNRNFTILDTTDQLSVIKAILKDQNIDSKKFDPRSLLGTISAAKNELITPEEFAKNTAGPYEHVGSQVYTEYQKRLRKNQALDFDDLIMMTITLFQRVPEVLEFYQRKFQYIHVDEYQDTNRAQYMLVKFLAARFQNICVVGDSDQSIYRWRGADIKNILSFEKDYPRSVTILLEQNYRSTKNILAAANKVIENNVGRKAKNLWTENTDGQKIYHYQAMSESEEAQFVASKIKQAVDSGKRKYSDFAILYRTNAQSRVMEEVLLKSNISYSIVGGTKFYDRKEIKDILAYLRLISNRDDDISLTRIVNVPKRGVGATSVDKVLNFALMGDMSAFQALQDIELIGLSGKATNSLISFREMIGNLSNMQDYLSVTELVEEVLERTGYRESLKVEKTIEAQSRLENIDEFLSVTQEFEKVSEDKSLVAFLTDLALVADIDKLDDEEEDPTDQVIMMTLHSAKGLEFPVVFLLGMEESVFPHSRSLFEDEEMEEERRLAYVGITRAEEELYLLHAQMRTLFGKTNVNPMSRFIKEIPSELIEGLNQKKQAPKSAAAAPRRASFTRPGMTSTGGESLDWKVGDRAAHKKWGTGTVVSIKGEGDSKELDIAFPSPTGIKRLLAKFAPITKA
- a CDS encoding heptaprenylglyceryl phosphate synthase; translated protein: MYEINEWRHVFKLDPNKDISDEALEQICESGTDAVIVGGTDGVTLDNVLALLSRIRRYTVPCALEVSTIESVTPGFDFYFIPSVLNSRKTEWIVGLHHEAMKEYADIMNWDELIVEGYCILNADAKVASLTEANTALTAEDVVGYAHIAENMFHLPIFYLEYSGTYGDPAVVEEVKSVLTNTQLFYGGGIETKEQAAEMSSHADTVVVGNIIYTDLAAALKTVKAVKK
- a CDS encoding M23 family metallopeptidase, which codes for MKKLLGLVVSIVFLLTLSMPSFAQAATQKLIQPVNDAYITAGFLNAKYEQKFGFKHYGWDLTSSTSSRTVWASGKGTVLAAGYDNILGNTVIVKYPDAYIHATGSTKDLIFRYHHLASIGVSKGDSVTKDTSLGQYGNTGKYSTGAHLHFEIDTDTTYYQYSPTLGSSSNIIKAGTSSTILSPKKVLYTKVSSPDNQQIWVLGDGYQSSTEADLPLLK
- a CDS encoding YfmQ family protein, translating into MTWVVVLSIIVTSVFKLVVSSMPTTVVKWFVTRFQLHPEVVTEQAVVTIDGEAVESQEKTQIVEQFNEALFIKQYYIYPGTEAKYLNPDDAGTPVVIQTKQGKTDVTLSLYTYDDHVHVVKNKKKKTIAYCVRSQDLQSRAFVATEALI
- a CDS encoding YerC/YecD family TrpR-related protein is translated as MQIDKLRGKELDQLFQAVLSLKDIEECYTFFDDLCTVNEIQSLAQRLEVARMLREGFTYHKIENETGASTATISRVKRCLNYGSDAYQMVLERLYEEKSE
- a CDS encoding glycine--tRNA ligase — its product is MSVSMDQIVSHAKHRGFIFQGSEIYGGLANTWDYGPLGVEFKNNIKRAWWKKFVQESPYNVGLDAAILMNPKTWEASGHLGNFNDPMIDCKNCKARHRADKLIEAKLEEKGIEMIVDGLPFSEMENLIKEHNITCPECGSSDLTDIRQFNLMFKTHQGVTESSTNEIYMRPETAQGIFVNFKNVQRSMRKKLPFGIAQIGKSFRNEITPGNFTFRTREFEQMELEFFCKPGEELEWFSHWKETAHKWLLGLGMNAEKLRLRDHDEDELSHYSNATTDFEYKFPFGWGELWGIASRTDYDLKQHMEHSGEDFNYIDQETNERYVPYCIEPSLGADRVTLAFLLDAYDEQELEDGTSRTVMHIHPALAPFKAAIFPLSKKLGAEAREVFAELSKYFMVDYDDAGSIGKRYRRHDEIGTPFCITFDFDSVEDKQVTIRNRDTMEQKRVPISELKNILEEATQF